In Chondrinema litorale, a single window of DNA contains:
- a CDS encoding TolC family protein has protein sequence MMKKRWMVAQITCLLLFAFSGIRAQNQPMTLKECIDFGLENHRSNKVYQNNILAAEAKIQESKAGYLPHVNLTGTLDDNLKVQTSVIPGDLVGSDEDQRIAFTKQFSTNVSAQLDQKIYDQSLITSLKLNKFSKQEAMLNKELNDEAIIYNIVTAFYQVLVSQEQHAYLKEDIETYKQQLEVAELQLEKGVLTEVDKNKIQVNYYNTLSQLNVAENTLTYSENQLKNQMGLPLTDAVQIDTASLSTIVAELTIQQTESEFTPSTRTEYKLSNVNISMLQIDEKRIRAQALPTLSAYAKYGGVGFGDDLSESFSTITDFATIGLKLSIPLFDGFERSAKVKQAKYELANAQENLKLDTESYTLEYENARNELVKARTNIDNDHRTLDLSKSVFKATDLQYQKGVTDLTDWLETQRSLKESQSNYINSLFSYYEAIFELEKMKGTLKNFYNALQ, from the coding sequence ATGATGAAAAAAAGATGGATGGTAGCGCAAATTACATGTTTACTACTATTTGCTTTCTCGGGAATACGGGCTCAAAATCAACCCATGACTTTAAAAGAGTGCATTGATTTTGGATTAGAAAATCATCGCAGTAATAAGGTTTACCAAAATAATATACTGGCAGCAGAAGCGAAGATTCAAGAAAGTAAAGCAGGTTATTTACCTCATGTAAATCTAACAGGTACTTTAGATGATAACCTGAAAGTACAAACCTCAGTAATACCTGGAGATTTAGTTGGCTCAGACGAAGACCAACGCATAGCTTTTACCAAGCAGTTTAGCACGAACGTTTCAGCTCAGCTCGATCAAAAAATCTACGATCAATCATTAATCACATCGCTTAAACTCAACAAGTTTAGCAAGCAAGAAGCTATGCTAAACAAAGAGCTTAACGATGAAGCTATTATTTACAACATTGTTACCGCATTCTATCAAGTATTGGTAAGTCAAGAACAACATGCTTATTTAAAAGAAGACATTGAAACCTATAAGCAACAGTTAGAAGTAGCCGAACTTCAACTAGAAAAAGGTGTATTAACCGAGGTTGATAAAAACAAAATTCAGGTTAATTACTACAATACACTCTCCCAACTAAATGTAGCTGAGAATACACTTACCTATTCGGAGAATCAACTTAAAAACCAGATGGGATTGCCTCTTACAGATGCAGTTCAAATTGATACAGCTTCACTTTCCACAATAGTTGCTGAACTCACGATACAACAAACCGAATCGGAATTTACTCCATCAACTCGTACCGAATACAAATTGTCCAATGTAAATATATCTATGCTTCAGATAGATGAAAAAAGGATAAGAGCACAAGCATTGCCTACATTAAGTGCTTATGCTAAATATGGTGGTGTTGGTTTTGGAGATGATCTTTCAGAATCTTTCTCTACAATTACAGATTTTGCAACCATTGGTTTAAAGCTCAGTATTCCATTATTTGATGGATTTGAGAGAAGTGCAAAAGTAAAACAGGCGAAGTATGAGCTTGCTAATGCACAGGAAAATCTGAAACTGGATACAGAAAGTTATACGCTTGAGTATGAAAATGCTCGAAATGAACTTGTGAAAGCCAGAACAAATATCGACAATGACCATAGAACACTAGACTTGTCTAAATCTGTTTTTAAGGCTACCGATCTGCAATATCAAAAAGGAGTAACAGACCTTACAGATTGGCTTGAAACCCAACGCTCATTAAAAGAATCGCAGTCGAATTACATTAACTCACTCTTTTCCTATTACGAGGCAATATTCGAGCTTGAAAAAATGAAAGGTACTTTAAAAAATTTCTATAACGCTTTGCAATAA
- a CDS encoding phospholipase A, with translation MFLLANIYSASAIFFRIKPAQNSYRSIKRAVLFISFLVLSIQSYSQILTKDSVLQLLDNSPNFTINKDNYFITGIPMNHNPTKYNSDVKFQISFRHRVTDTQLPFDTYLFLTYTQKSFWDIYQQSKPFAENNYNPGVGLGRLFFNGDKLAGAGAISLQHESNGRDSIYSRSWNRVSVHYSAILSPKVILSLTAWLPFSYGDNADLLDYIGIGEVGINWEIIKDKLIFDAIGRKGTGLDWRGSLQTNLSYKIGKSNQFLMLQCFTGYAENLVDYQVKTYMIRAGLVIKPSKFIFY, from the coding sequence ATGTTTTTACTAGCAAATATTTACAGCGCATCAGCAATTTTTTTTAGAATCAAACCAGCTCAAAATTCTTACAGATCGATAAAACGAGCGGTTCTATTTATATCCTTTCTGGTTTTGAGTATCCAAAGTTATAGCCAAATTTTAACTAAAGACTCAGTACTACAATTATTGGATAATAGCCCCAATTTTACAATTAACAAGGATAACTATTTTATTACAGGCATCCCGATGAATCACAATCCAACTAAATATAATTCGGATGTAAAATTTCAAATTAGTTTTAGGCATCGGGTTACAGATACTCAATTGCCTTTTGATACTTATTTATTTCTTACCTACACTCAAAAGTCTTTTTGGGATATTTATCAGCAGTCTAAGCCTTTTGCAGAGAATAATTACAATCCGGGAGTTGGTTTAGGTAGGTTATTTTTTAATGGCGATAAATTAGCAGGAGCGGGCGCTATTTCTTTACAGCACGAATCTAACGGTAGAGACAGTATTTACTCTCGAAGTTGGAATAGAGTATCGGTACATTATTCAGCAATTCTTTCACCAAAAGTAATTTTGAGTTTAACAGCTTGGTTGCCTTTTTCATATGGTGATAATGCTGATTTATTAGATTATATAGGAATAGGAGAAGTAGGTATAAACTGGGAAATAATTAAAGACAAATTGATTTTCGATGCCATTGGTAGAAAGGGCACAGGCCTCGATTGGAGAGGAAGTTTACAAACCAATCTAAGCTACAAAATTGGCAAAAGCAATCAGTTTTTAATGCTTCAATGTTTTACAGGCTATGCCGAAAACTTGGTCGATTACCAAGTGAAAACCTATATGATTCGGGCAGGACTGGTGATAAAACCTTCTAAATTTATCTTTTACTAA
- a CDS encoding efflux RND transporter permease subunit codes for MSISEIAIKRPLLIVVIFTSLILFGVMSYFKLNYNLLPKLAVNVVSVTTIYPGASAAEVETSVTKKLEDAFASVEGVDQINSTSQEGVSQITVNLKTNADLDQAERDIQRKADQASSELPDDIDRPLVSKVNLDETPVIRAGVTSTKSPRALYDLIDKEIKPILQNLEGVGQVNIIGGDERQIQVNISPEKLKSYHLNIDQVSQAISKANRSFPAGNVETRTNTVSIRFDANVTSADQIKRLIVSNNRFSTVYLEDVAEVIDATADATAINHINGIPSIGVQVIKQSDANAVNVSDLVKGKFEALEKEYTDAELDFVVSSDQSTYTLASAHAVMEDLGLAVIIVGIVMLAFLHSLRSSMFVMVALPCSMIPTFIAMYFFGFSLNMMTLMALSLVVGILVDDSIVVLENIYRHMEMGSERRKAALEGRNEIGFTALAITLVDVVVFLPLAISGGTIGQLLKEFSLVVVFSTLMSLFVSFTITPMLASRFGKLEHLTKDTLWGRIILAFESFINTIKEDYGKLLALMLNKKRWLLSGVFLLIIASFMLVGFGFIGAAFTPETDQGEININLELDPTASIYQTNLLTQQAEKFILEQPEVIRVFSSVGFVSGSVQGASNTSNMAQLTISLVDKSERKNSVQEFGLEIQRKLTGLLPGAKVTSSAVSIASSGTRYPVQLAVLGLDLKKVRIAANQIKEIVASVPGTKFVELSVKNQKQEITVNLDRDKMTLLGLDASQVGGVIQNAFSGNDQSKLKDNGNEYDINISLDPYYRSNIDDVRNLSFTNSEGQTFLLSQFAEVKIVMGESVLQRTDRIGSINVQCNVIGRPVGSVNAEIQEKIEAADLPSAISIEYLGDAKNQGDAFGSLGLALISAIILVYLIMVALYESMVYPFVVLFSIPVALIGALLALALTMETLNIFSIIGMIMLLGLVSKNAILIVDFTNQLKAEGKSVRDALIEAGKERLRPILMTTLAMILGMLPIAIASGPGAETKNGMAWVIIGGLTSSMIFTLFVVPAMYQIIESVKNRFQKDSNTSMNTQTI; via the coding sequence ATGTCTATTTCAGAAATTGCCATAAAAAGACCACTATTAATAGTGGTGATATTTACCTCACTTATCTTATTTGGAGTAATGAGTTACTTCAAACTGAATTACAATTTACTGCCTAAACTAGCTGTAAATGTAGTGAGTGTAACAACCATTTATCCCGGTGCATCTGCTGCTGAGGTAGAAACCTCTGTTACAAAGAAACTAGAAGATGCCTTTGCTTCGGTAGAAGGTGTAGATCAGATAAACTCAACTTCTCAAGAAGGAGTTTCACAAATTACAGTAAACCTAAAAACCAATGCAGATTTAGATCAGGCAGAGCGCGATATACAGCGTAAAGCAGATCAAGCATCGAGCGAATTACCTGATGATATAGATAGGCCACTAGTGTCAAAAGTGAATTTAGATGAAACTCCGGTAATTCGAGCCGGGGTTACATCTACAAAATCTCCCAGAGCTTTATACGACTTAATAGATAAAGAAATTAAGCCTATTCTTCAAAACTTAGAAGGGGTGGGGCAGGTCAATATAATTGGTGGAGATGAAAGACAGATACAAGTAAACATCTCTCCTGAAAAACTGAAAAGTTATCATCTTAATATAGATCAGGTTTCTCAAGCAATAAGTAAAGCAAACCGCTCATTTCCAGCAGGTAATGTAGAAACCAGAACTAATACTGTTTCCATTAGATTCGATGCCAATGTAACTTCGGCAGATCAGATTAAAAGACTTATTGTTTCTAACAATAGATTCAGTACTGTTTATTTGGAAGATGTGGCAGAAGTGATTGATGCAACAGCAGATGCTACAGCAATTAACCATATTAATGGAATACCTTCTATCGGGGTGCAGGTAATCAAACAAAGTGATGCCAATGCGGTAAATGTAAGTGATTTAGTAAAAGGAAAATTTGAAGCACTTGAAAAAGAATACACAGATGCAGAACTAGACTTTGTTGTATCAAGTGATCAAAGTACTTATACACTAGCTTCGGCACATGCTGTAATGGAAGATTTGGGACTAGCAGTAATTATTGTTGGTATAGTGATGTTGGCGTTTTTGCATAGTTTAAGAAGCTCTATGTTTGTAATGGTAGCTTTACCATGTTCTATGATTCCGACCTTTATCGCCATGTACTTTTTTGGTTTCTCTCTGAACATGATGACCCTAATGGCATTGTCACTGGTTGTAGGTATTCTAGTAGATGATTCTATTGTAGTACTCGAAAACATCTACCGCCATATGGAGATGGGTTCGGAAAGAAGAAAAGCGGCTTTAGAAGGTAGAAACGAAATTGGATTTACAGCTCTGGCAATTACCCTTGTTGATGTTGTGGTGTTTTTACCATTAGCAATTAGTGGAGGTACTATAGGACAACTATTAAAGGAGTTTTCTTTAGTAGTAGTTTTTTCTACGCTTATGAGTTTGTTTGTTTCCTTTACCATAACTCCAATGCTTGCCAGTAGATTTGGTAAGTTGGAACACCTTACCAAAGACACTTTGTGGGGTAGAATCATCTTGGCTTTTGAAAGCTTTATCAATACCATTAAAGAGGATTACGGAAAGTTGTTAGCGCTCATGCTGAATAAAAAGAGATGGTTACTTTCTGGTGTATTCTTGCTCATAATTGCTTCATTTATGCTTGTAGGTTTTGGTTTTATTGGTGCTGCATTTACACCAGAAACCGATCAGGGAGAAATCAACATCAACCTAGAATTAGACCCTACCGCTTCTATATATCAAACCAATTTGCTTACTCAACAAGCAGAAAAGTTTATTCTAGAACAACCAGAAGTGATAAGAGTATTTTCTAGTGTGGGTTTTGTTAGTGGTAGTGTGCAAGGAGCTAGCAATACGAGTAACATGGCTCAACTTACGATTTCATTGGTTGATAAAAGTGAAAGAAAAAATTCAGTACAAGAATTTGGTCTTGAAATACAACGTAAACTTACAGGCCTATTACCAGGAGCCAAAGTAACATCTTCGGCAGTTTCGATTGCTAGTTCTGGTACTCGTTATCCTGTACAACTAGCAGTGCTTGGTTTAGATTTAAAAAAGGTTCGAATAGCAGCAAATCAGATAAAGGAAATTGTAGCTTCAGTACCAGGAACCAAATTTGTAGAATTATCAGTAAAAAATCAGAAACAAGAGATTACTGTAAATCTAGATAGAGATAAAATGACTTTACTTGGCTTAGATGCCAGCCAAGTGGGTGGTGTAATTCAAAATGCTTTTAGTGGAAACGACCAGAGTAAGCTTAAAGACAATGGAAATGAATACGACATCAACATTAGTTTAGACCCTTATTACCGCTCAAATATTGATGATGTAAGAAACCTTTCTTTCACAAATAGCGAAGGACAGACATTTCTTTTGAGTCAGTTTGCAGAAGTAAAAATAGTAATGGGCGAAAGTGTTTTGCAAAGAACAGACAGAATTGGATCTATCAATGTACAATGTAATGTAATTGGCCGTCCAGTGGGTTCTGTAAACGCAGAAATTCAAGAGAAGATTGAAGCAGCAGATTTACCGTCTGCTATTTCTATAGAATACTTGGGTGATGCCAAAAATCAAGGTGATGCTTTCGGTAGTTTGGGCTTAGCTTTGATTTCGGCTATCATCCTTGTTTATCTTATTATGGTAGCACTGTATGAGAGTATGGTTTATCCCTTTGTAGTATTATTTTCAATACCAGTAGCATTAATAGGTGCTTTGTTGGCTTTGGCATTAACCATGGAAACACTCAATATTTTTTCGATTATCGGTATGATTATGCTATTGGGACTGGTATCTAAAAATGCAATATTAATTGTCGATTTTACCAACCAGCTAAAAGCCGAGGGCAAATCAGTGAGGGATGCATTAATCGAAGCGGGCAAAGAGCGTCTAAGACCTATTTTGATGACTACCCTTGCCATGATATTGGGTATGCTCCCCATTGCTATTGCCAGCGGCCCTGGTGCAGAGACAAAAAATGGTATGGCTTGGGTAATTATAGGTGGTTTAACTAGCTCAATGATATTTACATTATTTGTTGTACCAGCTATGTATCAAATAATTGAGTCTGTTAAAAACAGATTTCAAAAAGACTCAAACACTTCGATGAATACTCAAACCATATAA
- a CDS encoding Na+/H+ antiporter — protein MLESFVFYLTLTVIIIALILLARKLKVAYPVLLVIAGLMISFIPSVPKLHIEPELIFIIFLPPLLYEAAWQMSWKELWRWRRIVSSFAFLVVFLTALTVALVTNSLIPGFTLALGFLLGGIVSPPDAVSAGAILKFVKVPRRTASILEGESLLNDASSLIIFQFALTALNTGKFVWYNALGSFIWMLVGGIATGLLIGWVFMQIHKRILNDPNIDVMLSLVTPHIMYISAEEIHSSGVLAVVSGGLYLSSKRHIFLGSSSRLRSINVWESFSFILNGFVFIFIGLDLPQIISGLGKTELSDAIDYGIIITIVLVVIRLLASYAALAFTLVARNFITVADPRNPGWQAPITIGWAGMRGVVSLASALSIPVMLDNGLMFPERNLILLITFIVILLTLIVQGLTLPLIIKKTNVKDLDYVKPEDEIDKEIHQEVMKRGYEYLRSEYNKELKREPQLLKLYTKWEKKAFSEDKLKISERYKKIYIDVLNHQRQWLLEKNAGDETLDESIVRKHLKLIDIEEVKLDLIK, from the coding sequence ATGTTAGAAAGCTTTGTATTTTACCTGACACTTACCGTAATAATAATAGCACTAATTTTACTGGCTAGAAAGCTAAAAGTAGCTTACCCTGTATTACTGGTAATTGCAGGGTTAATGATCAGTTTTATACCCAGTGTTCCAAAATTACATATAGAACCAGAACTTATATTTATCATATTTTTGCCACCATTGCTTTACGAAGCAGCTTGGCAGATGTCTTGGAAAGAACTTTGGCGATGGAGAAGAATCGTAAGTAGTTTTGCATTTTTGGTTGTATTTTTAACTGCGCTCACAGTTGCATTAGTTACCAATTCATTAATTCCGGGATTTACCCTTGCGCTTGGTTTTTTACTGGGCGGTATTGTTTCTCCACCAGATGCAGTAAGTGCTGGCGCTATTTTAAAATTTGTAAAAGTACCTAGAAGAACAGCGTCAATTTTAGAGGGAGAAAGCCTGTTAAATGATGCATCGTCACTTATTATTTTTCAATTTGCTTTAACCGCATTAAATACAGGCAAATTTGTTTGGTACAATGCATTAGGTAGTTTTATCTGGATGTTAGTAGGAGGTATTGCTACCGGTTTGCTTATCGGTTGGGTTTTTATGCAAATTCACAAACGCATTCTCAACGATCCTAATATTGATGTAATGCTAAGTTTGGTAACACCGCACATTATGTATATTAGTGCAGAAGAAATACACAGTTCTGGTGTGTTGGCAGTAGTAAGTGGTGGATTGTACCTTTCTAGTAAAAGGCATATTTTTCTGGGGAGTAGTTCAAGGTTGCGTAGTATAAATGTATGGGAGAGTTTCAGTTTTATACTGAATGGTTTTGTATTTATTTTTATTGGCCTCGATCTACCGCAAATTATTTCTGGACTAGGTAAAACAGAGCTTTCAGATGCTATCGATTATGGCATAATTATCACAATTGTATTAGTGGTAATTAGGTTGTTGGCTTCTTATGCGGCATTGGCTTTTACCTTGGTTGCGCGTAATTTTATAACTGTAGCAGACCCTAGAAACCCCGGTTGGCAAGCGCCAATTACCATTGGTTGGGCTGGTATGCGAGGTGTAGTTTCGCTTGCATCGGCTTTGTCAATTCCTGTTATGCTAGATAATGGGTTAATGTTTCCGGAGAGGAACTTAATTTTATTAATAACCTTTATAGTAATTTTGCTTACACTTATTGTACAAGGTTTAACGCTGCCACTCATCATTAAAAAAACCAATGTAAAAGATTTGGACTATGTTAAACCAGAAGATGAAATTGATAAAGAAATTCATCAGGAAGTAATGAAAAGAGGTTATGAGTACTTGAGGAGTGAATATAATAAAGAGTTGAAACGAGAGCCTCAATTGTTAAAACTTTATACCAAATGGGAAAAGAAAGCTTTTTCGGAAGATAAATTGAAAATTTCTGAGCGATATAAAAAAATCTATATTGATGTATTAAATCACCAAAGGCAATGGCTGTTAGAGAAAAATGCTGGAGATGAAACACTAGACGAAAGTATTGTAAGAAAGCATCTTAAGTTAATCGATATCGAAGAAGTAAAATTGGACTTAATTAAGTAA
- a CDS encoding adenylate/guanylate cyclase domain-containing protein — MQFRWPLLTKYLAIQAVFWMIADLFLVFIVQLFNNIYNAAHQLPDNSNIIFNIYLTVFFGLVQGIIFGFADKIISIRFINTLPLGYTLLYKGVLNFLSSALILFITRQFIFPTFPELIYNRRFVNIDFAWLQIFKLVLTYNFAMALLISFINQVNRKFGRSMMLSFILGKYRVPKEENRIFMFLDLKSSTTIAEKLGHIKYSAFIRDFFMDINFVVSKYNVQIYQYVGDEIVLTWNTKDGIKNNACINFFFDCENEIDNRRNYYTERYGIIPVFKAGVHAGNVTAVEIGDIKRDIAYHGDVMNTTARLQSICNSYSKKILISDSLLQQLDTQNYMFNHLGSVTLKGKQNQTEVISVEAKKLG, encoded by the coding sequence ATGCAATTTAGATGGCCTCTTTTAACTAAATATTTAGCCATTCAGGCTGTTTTCTGGATGATTGCCGATTTATTTCTGGTATTTATCGTCCAACTATTTAACAATATATACAATGCTGCACATCAATTACCCGACAACAGCAATATTATTTTTAATATCTATTTAACTGTATTCTTTGGCTTAGTACAAGGCATAATTTTCGGTTTCGCAGATAAAATTATCAGCATCAGATTTATCAACACTTTACCATTAGGCTATACACTCTTATACAAAGGCGTATTAAATTTTCTTTCATCTGCACTTATATTATTTATAACCCGACAGTTCATATTTCCCACTTTTCCAGAGTTAATTTACAACCGGAGATTTGTGAATATAGATTTTGCTTGGTTACAAATTTTTAAGTTAGTGTTAACCTATAATTTCGCCATGGCATTGTTAATTTCATTTATCAATCAGGTAAATAGAAAGTTTGGTAGATCGATGATGCTATCTTTTATACTTGGCAAATACAGGGTACCAAAAGAAGAAAATCGAATCTTTATGTTTCTAGATTTAAAGTCTTCTACCACTATTGCCGAAAAGTTGGGGCATATAAAATACAGTGCTTTTATTAGAGATTTTTTTATGGATATCAATTTTGTGGTTTCTAAATACAATGTGCAAATCTACCAATATGTGGGCGATGAGATAGTATTAACATGGAATACAAAAGATGGCATAAAAAACAATGCTTGTATCAATTTCTTTTTTGATTGCGAAAATGAAATTGACAATAGAAGAAATTATTATACCGAGAGATATGGTATAATTCCCGTGTTTAAAGCAGGAGTACATGCCGGAAATGTTACTGCTGTAGAAATTGGTGATATTAAAAGAGATATAGCCTATCACGGTGATGTAATGAATACTACCGCTCGATTGCAGAGTATCTGTAATTCTTACTCAAAGAAAATCCTTATATCAGATAGTTTGTTACAACAATTAGATACGCAAAATTATATGTTCAATCATTTGGGTTCTGTCACATTAAAAGGAAAACAAAATCAGACAGAGGTAATTAGTGTAGAAGCAAAAAAATTAGGCTAA
- a CDS encoding efflux RND transporter periplasmic adaptor subunit, with the protein MKRKHIIWIICIVLLGLMGLQLFANKQKIDEKSDVQDTEPILIPVKTDTITEIPVNLSIIKTGNLAPFKESTVLLPIGGIVKQINFELGDKVRNGQTLAVIDSRTNQLELDKVETQIAKLKNDLEIYQELYEGKAATKEKVRELQQSYDEAVNQAKQLKEQIADASVKAPISGIISSKSLEAGGFANTGTELTSIVNLSIVKVEVSLTETEAYQVTEGQKVKITTNVYPDKVFTGKLTFISPQADAAHNYAAEIRLENTGNTILRAGTFVYADFSKKLEDSILALPREALMESLQKATVYVVNKDQKVELKEIKTGREIKGQVEVLQGLKKGDVVVTTGQINLEDGTEVRVAN; encoded by the coding sequence ATGAAACGCAAACATATAATCTGGATCATTTGTATTGTATTACTTGGATTAATGGGTTTACAGCTCTTTGCCAACAAACAAAAAATTGATGAAAAGAGTGATGTACAAGATACTGAGCCAATATTAATTCCAGTAAAAACAGATACCATTACTGAGATACCTGTTAATTTAAGTATCATAAAAACAGGAAATTTAGCTCCATTTAAAGAGAGTACTGTGTTATTACCTATTGGTGGTATAGTTAAACAAATCAACTTTGAGTTAGGCGATAAAGTAAGAAACGGCCAAACACTGGCAGTAATAGATAGCCGAACCAATCAGTTGGAGTTAGACAAAGTTGAAACCCAAATTGCCAAACTAAAAAACGATCTTGAAATCTATCAGGAGTTGTACGAAGGCAAAGCAGCCACTAAAGAAAAAGTAAGAGAGCTTCAACAGAGTTACGACGAAGCTGTAAACCAAGCCAAGCAGTTAAAAGAGCAAATTGCAGATGCCTCAGTAAAAGCACCAATATCAGGAATTATATCTAGCAAATCTTTGGAAGCTGGCGGTTTTGCCAATACCGGAACAGAGCTTACTTCAATCGTAAACTTGTCTATAGTAAAAGTAGAAGTGAGTCTTACAGAAACAGAAGCATATCAGGTAACAGAAGGACAGAAAGTGAAGATTACTACTAATGTTTATCCAGACAAAGTGTTTACTGGCAAGCTTACTTTTATAAGCCCACAAGCTGATGCAGCCCATAACTATGCAGCAGAAATAAGATTAGAGAACACAGGAAATACCATACTAAGAGCAGGCACTTTCGTATATGCAGATTTCTCTAAAAAATTGGAAGACAGCATTTTGGCTTTACCTCGCGAAGCTCTAATGGAAAGCTTGCAAAAAGCAACTGTATATGTTGTAAACAAAGATCAAAAAGTTGAGCTCAAAGAGATTAAGACTGGTCGAGAAATTAAAGGGCAAGTAGAAGTACTACAAGGCTTAAAAAAAGGCGATGTGGTAGTAACTACTGGCCAGATTAACTTGGAAGACGGAACAGAAGTACGAGTAGCAAATTAA